The Christiangramia salexigens genome includes the window GATTGGGTTGGTGTTTGGAGAAGCTCCTTCGTATTTGATGATTGCACTATCGTCTGAAGATGTCATAACTCCAGAATTGTATGCTTCACTAACTGTAGTAGAAGCAAGATCTGGGTTCACATCTGCTAAACGCATACCTAAACGCAATTTCAATGAATTTGCGAATTTGAACCATTTGTTGGTATCTCCACCGTAAAAGATGTCTGCACTTCCAAAAGAGCTACCTCCATTTGAAAGAGTGTTAACATCTGCAGAAACTCTGCTGATAAGATCTTGATAGATCTCAGAAGCATCATCGTATGCAGGAGTGAAAGTTTCTGAAACATTATTAGCTTCAGAGTAAGGGACATCTCCGTTAAGGTCTACTAATACCTGGTAAGAATATACTTCCAGAATATCAATAATAGCTAATTGATTAGCTTTTGTTTGCTCATCAAGTAAAGCATCTTCAGCAATTGCTTCTCTAGAAGACTGAAGATCCTGTAGGATGTTCGTGTAAATTCTTGTCCAGAATCCAGCTGAAGGATCACGACCAATAATGTCGTAATTCGCCTCATCGTTATAAGTGGTTTCTGTCCAATGCTGTGTCCATAACTTTAGTAAGTTACGCCCAGAAGACATTTCTGTCATAAGGTCAGCGAGATTTTTCTCAGCATTAGAGAAGGTGGTCGCTGCCGGAACCGATTCCGGTCTTTTAGGGTCCTTATTATAATCGGTGATATCATCTGTACAACTAGTCACAGACAAGCCGATCAAAAGACTAAATATTAAAAGCTTTTTCATTATCTATAAGTTTTTTAGAATTGTAATTGTACGTTAAGACCATACTCTTTTGTAGAAGGATATGCTCCAATCTGGAATCCTTGTACGTTACCTGCACTAAATCCTGATTCTGGATCTGCGTATGGTAGATCTTTATCAATTATCCATAGGTTTCTTCCTACTGCAGAGAACTTAACTCCTGTGAAAGGAAGAGTGTCTAGTATATCGCTAGGTAGGTTGTAAGAAACAACCATCTCTCTTAATTTGATGTAAGATGCATCATATACAAACTGCGCATCTGGAGCGTTACCGTAACGACCGTAAGGGTTAGCATATGTTGAAGCATCTGCTCTTACAGTG containing:
- a CDS encoding SusD/RagB family nutrient-binding outer membrane lipoprotein, which encodes MKKLLIFSLLIGLSVTSCTDDITDYNKDPKRPESVPAATTFSNAEKNLADLMTEMSSGRNLLKLWTQHWTETTYNDEANYDIIGRDPSAGFWTRIYTNILQDLQSSREAIAEDALLDEQTKANQLAIIDILEVYSYQVLVDLNGDVPYSEANNVSETFTPAYDDASEIYQDLISRVSADVNTLSNGGSSFGSADIFYGGDTNKWFKFANSLKLRLGMRLADVNPDLASTTVSEAYNSGVMTSSDDSAIIKYEGASPNTNPIFDLFVLENRYADYVAGKTSVDYLLSVDDPRTDDFFEENIEEGYVGAPIGANNSYANFTHIAPEITFEPTYEGAILQYFEVEFFLAEAVERGFISGDASMHYNNAVTANILYYNGTEEEAAAYLAQPEVAYDSSNWEELIGTQKWVALFNRGFEGWTEYRRLDYPDFLVNSALTDQEVPTRIFYPNDESALNGANYNAAVQNIGGSDDLYTKIFWDVQ